In a single window of the Desulfovibrio aminophilus DSM 12254 genome:
- a CDS encoding B12-binding domain-containing radical SAM protein yields MSVRTVLLVDVIQFPKSELLKVLGKDVHEVFYHYQIKPEPIGLLYVGAALKKERPDIEVKILDLNNLFSLAMEDNYFQTRSLDDFLREQFEPVLRRMRPEVVGLQYLFSASKEYVLHLAELTKKILPEAKVVIGGNAATAVSDALLKLPSVDYVLLGEGERPMARLVNHIDAGGDGDPDIQGVAGKTVRSTERDLLDDLDEIPFPDFDLLLMDKEWYFNQLGWGRITYPDEWAEPGAVYRSAAFLHSRGCPYQCIFCASHVVHGRKLRQRSIENVREELTMYKEKYGINRVLANDDTFNFDKDRTLALCEIISGLGMELVLPNNISMRVLDDDICKAFKSTRTKSLHIAIESGNQEIQLKVMKKKLDLEDIRRKVHLLRKYNFWVRAYWVLGLPGETPKTVRDTIEYAASLPLDWNVFHMATPLVGSEMFDIAQRTGIMRYKDDTDIHYENLSMDVLEPYGVSIREVYDYANISVNFMDNHNMMNGELNRAVGAFKDVLRCYPFHAIGWHCLKQCYERMGDAQGLAEAEAGLDKALENPDGRAAFDKYVTRGFRVELQ; encoded by the coding sequence ATGTCTGTCCGCACGGTTCTTCTGGTCGACGTGATCCAGTTCCCCAAAAGCGAACTGCTCAAGGTTCTGGGCAAGGACGTCCACGAGGTGTTCTACCACTACCAGATCAAGCCCGAGCCCATCGGGCTGCTCTACGTCGGGGCCGCGCTGAAGAAGGAGCGCCCCGACATCGAGGTCAAGATCCTCGACCTGAACAACCTCTTCTCCCTGGCCATGGAGGACAACTACTTCCAGACCAGGAGCCTCGACGACTTCCTGCGGGAGCAGTTCGAGCCCGTGCTGCGCCGGATGCGGCCCGAGGTCGTCGGCCTGCAGTACCTCTTCAGCGCCAGCAAGGAGTACGTGCTGCATTTGGCCGAGCTGACCAAGAAAATCCTGCCCGAGGCCAAGGTGGTCATCGGCGGCAACGCCGCCACGGCGGTCTCCGACGCGCTCCTCAAGCTCCCCTCGGTGGACTACGTGCTTCTCGGCGAGGGCGAACGTCCCATGGCCCGGCTCGTGAACCACATCGACGCGGGCGGCGACGGCGATCCGGACATCCAGGGCGTGGCGGGGAAGACCGTGCGCAGCACGGAACGCGACCTCCTCGACGACCTCGACGAGATCCCCTTCCCGGACTTCGACCTCCTGCTCATGGACAAGGAGTGGTACTTCAACCAGCTCGGCTGGGGCCGGATCACCTATCCCGACGAATGGGCCGAACCCGGCGCGGTCTACCGCTCGGCGGCCTTCCTCCACTCGCGCGGCTGTCCCTACCAGTGCATCTTCTGCGCCAGCCACGTGGTCCACGGCCGCAAGCTCCGCCAGCGTTCCATAGAGAATGTCCGCGAGGAGCTGACCATGTACAAGGAGAAGTACGGAATCAACCGCGTCCTGGCCAACGACGACACCTTCAACTTCGACAAGGACCGCACCCTGGCCCTCTGCGAGATCATCTCCGGCCTGGGCATGGAGCTGGTCCTGCCCAACAACATCTCCATGCGCGTGCTGGACGACGACATCTGCAAGGCGTTCAAGTCCACCCGCACGAAGTCCCTGCACATCGCCATCGAGAGCGGCAACCAGGAGATCCAGCTCAAGGTCATGAAGAAGAAACTGGACCTGGAGGACATCCGCCGCAAGGTCCACCTGCTGCGCAAGTACAACTTCTGGGTCCGGGCCTACTGGGTTCTCGGCCTTCCCGGCGAGACGCCGAAGACCGTGCGCGACACCATCGAGTACGCCGCGAGCCTGCCCCTGGACTGGAACGTCTTCCACATGGCGACCCCCCTGGTGGGCAGCGAGATGTTCGACATCGCCCAGCGCACGGGCATCATGCGCTACAAGGACGACACGGACATCCACTACGAGAACCTGAGCATGGACGTGCTCGAGCCCTACGGCGTGAGCATCCGCGAGGTCTACGACTACGCCAACATCAGCGTGAACTTCATGGACAACCACAACATGATGAACGGGGAGCTGAACCGCGCGGTCGGAGCCTTCAAGGACGTGTTGCGCTGCTACCCCTTCCACGCCATCGGCTGGCACTGCCTGAAGCAGTGCTACGAGCGGATGGGCGACGCCCAGGGCCTGGCCGAGGCCGAGGCCGGGCTGGACAAGGCCCTGGAGAATCCCGACGGCCGGGCGGCCTTCGACAAGTACGTGACCCGGGGCTTCCGGGTGGAGCTCCAATGA
- a CDS encoding class I SAM-dependent methyltransferase — MTRIASCGVCASTDHESVLSRRFEISFMEGLPVFEYARCEDCGFVFVRDPLDEKRAEAYYNSSFRWGHVYETPPPSARAIWESQAAFLSGAIPPGGRVLEIGSGPGYFLRLLLDTGLAGKAVGHEMSPRALEYGRNVLGLGMTDAGTVSLEEITAAGPYDLVVLRHVLEHIPAPDRYLAGLLPLLGRSGRLFVETPCLDVLDARAQAFPVFEHVNYFSQAQMAHLLGRLGLTLLAEGRDVYSPDSEKPYRVLRALAQAGGRTSAAPAPRSPLTARDFQEFSARSDVLGAAEKAVLDALASDPGPDTVYAFHAASNETLALLRRTGLVEKRPVAAIFDSNTGKWGQTIEGVPVMSPEQMKEIRPQRIIIGSSAFRREIGEGLRAAGVEESRILDPWEPIP; from the coding sequence ATGACCAGGATCGCGTCCTGCGGCGTCTGCGCCTCCACGGACCATGAGTCCGTCCTGTCCCGGCGCTTCGAGATATCCTTCATGGAGGGGCTGCCGGTCTTCGAATACGCCCGCTGCGAGGACTGCGGCTTCGTCTTCGTCCGCGATCCCCTGGACGAGAAGCGGGCCGAGGCCTACTACAACTCCTCCTTCCGCTGGGGCCACGTCTACGAAACTCCACCTCCGTCGGCGCGGGCCATCTGGGAATCCCAGGCGGCCTTCCTGTCCGGGGCCATACCTCCGGGCGGCCGGGTTCTGGAAATCGGCTCCGGGCCCGGCTACTTCCTGCGGCTCCTGCTCGACACGGGCCTGGCCGGGAAGGCCGTGGGCCACGAGATGTCCCCCCGGGCCCTGGAATACGGCCGGAACGTCCTCGGCCTGGGCATGACGGACGCCGGAACGGTCTCCCTGGAGGAGATCACCGCCGCCGGTCCCTACGACCTCGTGGTTCTGCGGCACGTCCTGGAGCACATCCCGGCCCCGGACCGCTACCTGGCGGGCCTGCTCCCGCTTCTGGGCCGGAGCGGGCGGCTGTTCGTGGAGACGCCCTGCCTGGACGTCCTGGACGCCCGGGCCCAGGCATTTCCGGTCTTCGAACACGTGAACTACTTTTCCCAGGCCCAGATGGCGCATCTGCTCGGCCGTCTCGGGCTGACGCTTCTGGCCGAAGGCCGGGACGTCTACTCCCCGGACTCCGAGAAGCCTTACAGAGTCCTGCGGGCCCTGGCCCAGGCGGGCGGGAGGACGTCGGCCGCTCCGGCCCCCCGGTCCCCCCTGACCGCCCGGGACTTCCAGGAATTCTCCGCCCGCTCCGACGTGCTCGGCGCGGCCGAGAAGGCCGTTCTCGACGCCCTGGCCTCGGACCCCGGCCCGGACACGGTCTACGCCTTTCACGCCGCCTCCAACGAAACCCTGGCCCTGCTGCGGCGCACCGGTCTGGTCGAAAAACGCCCGGTGGCGGCCATCTTCGACAGCAACACCGGCAAGTGGGGGCAGACCATCGAAGGGGTGCCCGTAATGTCGCCGGAGCAGATGAAAGAAATCAGACCGCAACGCATCATCATCGGCTCCAGCGCCTTCCGCCGCGAGATCGGCGAGGGCCTCCGGGCGGCCGGAGTGGAGGAATCCCGAATCCTCGACCCCTGGGAGCCGATCCCATGA
- a CDS encoding cytidylyltransferase domain-containing protein encodes MERVLTVIPAKGHSRRVPGKNRALLAGKPLVIHAVEQALASGVCGEICVGTDSVEIAALAREAGASVPFLRTDDVDDITPVGVAALNILLRYREELNRTFDLLCLLLTTSPLRSAEDIRACRDVLLSRPDLDASMSFVRAEKHPAWAWKFADGGRIEPMFPDRCDLGRHELDPAYYVDGAVYWARVPFFEQAGGNQYAGRVGGHVMDPERAVDVDTPLDLAFAEYLLTRERGR; translated from the coding sequence ATGGAACGCGTTCTGACCGTCATTCCGGCCAAGGGGCACTCCCGGCGGGTGCCCGGCAAGAACAGGGCCCTCCTGGCGGGCAAGCCGCTGGTGATTCACGCCGTGGAGCAGGCCCTGGCCTCCGGGGTCTGCGGCGAAATCTGCGTGGGCACGGACAGCGTGGAGATCGCCGCGCTGGCCCGCGAGGCCGGGGCTTCGGTTCCCTTCCTGCGCACGGACGACGTGGACGACATCACCCCCGTGGGCGTGGCCGCGCTGAACATCCTGCTCCGCTACCGCGAGGAGCTGAACCGCACCTTCGACCTGCTCTGTCTGCTGCTGACCACCTCGCCGCTGCGCTCGGCCGAGGACATCCGGGCCTGCCGCGACGTGCTCCTGTCCCGGCCGGACCTGGACGCCTCCATGAGCTTCGTGCGGGCCGAGAAGCACCCGGCCTGGGCCTGGAAATTCGCCGATGGGGGGCGCATCGAGCCCATGTTCCCGGACCGCTGCGACCTGGGGCGGCACGAGCTGGACCCGGCCTACTACGTGGACGGCGCGGTCTACTGGGCCAGGGTTCCGTTCTTCGAGCAGGCGGGCGGCAACCAGTACGCCGGCCGGGTGGGCGGGCACGTCATGGACCCGGAGCGGGCCGTGGACGTGGACACCCCCCTGGATCTGGCCTTCGCGGAATATCTGCTGACCCGGGAGCGCGGACGGTGA
- a CDS encoding Gfo/Idh/MocA family protein translates to MSPRLAVVGLGRIGCGLDMGPGGNLGQTHAGAARLCPGLELAGGADPDPGRREAFRLAFGVPAFASAEEMFAALRPDMAAVATPPDLHADGVLAALDGGVRAVVCEKPLEADPRRAGELVRQCRERGAILAVAHWMRWSAPWTGAARMLREGGLGTPRRVRYLYSKGLFNSGTHALDILRLLFGEIAEVRAEGASMLDTGELNVDGRVRFRNGLEAELRTLDYREHFTTECDILGGLGRLVLGDEVRLLRPAGPGGRLEPMTPPFPTADAESPFVALYRDLARILEHGGEPRCTGRDALAALLTARALLRSLEEGGRTIIPESPDHV, encoded by the coding sequence GTGAGCCCGCGCCTGGCGGTCGTCGGCCTGGGCCGCATCGGATGCGGCCTGGACATGGGGCCCGGGGGCAACCTCGGACAGACCCACGCCGGAGCCGCGCGCCTCTGTCCGGGCCTGGAACTGGCGGGCGGGGCCGATCCGGACCCCGGACGGCGCGAGGCTTTCCGGCTGGCATTCGGGGTTCCGGCCTTCGCCTCGGCCGAGGAGATGTTCGCTGCGCTGCGGCCGGACATGGCCGCCGTGGCGACTCCTCCCGATCTGCACGCGGACGGGGTTCTGGCCGCCCTGGACGGCGGAGTCCGGGCCGTGGTCTGCGAGAAACCCCTGGAGGCTGATCCGCGCCGCGCCGGAGAACTCGTGCGGCAATGCCGCGAACGCGGCGCGATCCTGGCCGTCGCCCACTGGATGCGCTGGAGCGCGCCCTGGACCGGGGCCGCGCGGATGCTGCGCGAGGGAGGCCTGGGAACCCCGCGCCGGGTCCGCTACCTCTATTCCAAGGGACTTTTCAACAGCGGCACCCACGCCCTGGACATCCTGCGCCTGCTCTTCGGGGAGATCGCGGAGGTCCGGGCCGAGGGCGCGTCCATGCTGGACACCGGCGAACTCAACGTGGACGGCCGGGTCCGGTTCCGGAACGGCTTGGAGGCCGAACTGCGGACCCTGGACTACCGTGAGCACTTCACCACGGAATGCGACATCCTCGGCGGCCTGGGCCGCCTCGTGCTGGGCGACGAGGTCCGCCTCCTCAGACCCGCCGGGCCCGGCGGCCGCCTGGAGCCGATGACGCCGCCCTTCCCGACCGCCGACGCGGAGAGCCCCTTCGTGGCCCTCTACCGCGATCTGGCGCGGATTCTGGAACACGGCGGCGAACCCCGCTGCACGGGCCGCGACGCCCTGGCCGCGCTGCTGACGGCCCGGGCCCTGCTCCGCTCCCTGGAGGAAGGGGGCCGAACCATCATCCCGGAGAGTCCGGACCATGTCTGA
- a CDS encoding DegT/DnrJ/EryC1/StrS family aminotransferase, with the protein MSEQLALLGGEPVSRESWPFYNTIGSEEKAEVMDVLDSGVLSDYHATPGPRFLGGPKVRLLEERWNEAFGVPHSVAMNSATSCLHAALHACGVGPGDEVVAPQLGMSAAAAVVTALGARPVFADCRPRTMLLDPADLARRCGPKTKACIVVHLAGQPAPMDEIMALAAERGFKVVEDNAQAPGALYRGRPAGTIGHVGCFSLNCHKIIQCGEGGVACTHDPELALRLRLFRNHGEKCATAYGLAAEAPYGLNLRLTELSAAVAVHQLGRLKELNARTVLMAERLTAALNLPGILPPERVPDTTHVYYIYHWEYLAEAVGVPAELFARAVRAEGFPVHAHYGYLLSDLPPFNGGRAPAPAPQSHPDYPGASQAIRDSLWTMFLRPHLSLEDVDLLAEAVRKVHRHREALRRSAA; encoded by the coding sequence ATGTCTGAACAACTGGCCCTGCTGGGCGGAGAGCCCGTCAGCCGCGAATCCTGGCCCTTCTACAACACCATCGGCTCCGAGGAGAAGGCGGAGGTCATGGACGTCCTCGACAGCGGGGTGCTCTCGGACTACCACGCCACGCCCGGCCCGCGCTTCCTGGGCGGCCCCAAGGTCCGTCTGCTGGAAGAACGCTGGAACGAGGCGTTCGGCGTCCCGCACTCCGTGGCCATGAACTCCGCCACGAGCTGCCTGCACGCGGCCCTGCACGCCTGCGGCGTGGGCCCCGGCGACGAGGTCGTGGCGCCCCAGCTCGGAATGTCCGCCGCCGCCGCGGTGGTGACGGCCCTGGGCGCGCGGCCCGTTTTCGCGGACTGCCGCCCCCGGACCATGCTCCTGGACCCCGCGGACCTCGCCCGGCGCTGCGGCCCGAAGACCAAGGCCTGCATCGTGGTGCATCTGGCCGGGCAACCCGCGCCCATGGACGAGATCATGGCCCTGGCCGCCGAGCGCGGCTTCAAGGTCGTGGAGGACAACGCCCAGGCTCCGGGCGCCCTGTACAGGGGCCGCCCGGCGGGGACCATCGGCCACGTGGGCTGCTTCAGCCTGAACTGCCACAAGATCATCCAGTGCGGCGAGGGCGGCGTGGCCTGCACCCACGACCCGGAACTGGCCCTGCGCCTGCGGCTCTTCCGCAACCACGGCGAGAAATGCGCCACCGCCTATGGCCTGGCGGCCGAAGCCCCCTACGGTCTGAACCTGCGGCTCACCGAACTGTCCGCCGCCGTGGCCGTGCATCAGCTGGGCCGCCTCAAGGAGCTCAACGCCCGCACCGTGCTCATGGCCGAGCGCCTGACCGCCGCCCTGAACCTGCCCGGCATCCTTCCCCCGGAGCGTGTGCCCGACACCACGCACGTCTACTACATCTATCACTGGGAGTACCTGGCCGAGGCCGTGGGAGTTCCGGCGGAACTCTTCGCCCGCGCCGTGCGGGCCGAGGGTTTCCCGGTCCACGCCCACTACGGCTATCTTCTCTCCGACCTGCCGCCCTTCAACGGCGGCCGCGCGCCCGCCCCGGCCCCGCAGTCCCACCCGGACTACCCCGGAGCCAGCCAGGCCATCCGCGACTCCCTCTGGACCATGTTCCTGCGCCCGCACCTCTCCCTGGAGGACGTGGACCTCCTGGCCGAGGCCGTGCGCAAGGTCCACCGCCACCGCGAGGCCCTGCGGAGGTCCGCCGCATGA
- a CDS encoding class I SAM-dependent methyltransferase gives MSDAERTLRPEEAHRLFHEALAREEARYVDPATGAVRAGMGATPAACAACGGPLNEAGGGYAACRDCGTLNSSPRLDPELLPELWTDDGAAAFFHRHVYAPTAARRMGLMRERAAVLAGLLPTGRVLEAGCSIGLFLDALTERGFHAEGVEVVEHCVETCRAKGHRVQRAAFEQADLGEGVYDGLAAFEVLAHLADPRAFADRARRCLRPGGVLFLTTPNAAGLEYDTIWEGGTARHDNLKPHVFLQILTAEGLRRLLETAGFEVLRLETPGRMDVENIRNTALGESRRFSCCFFDGLFLDEGPEAETARAAFQKFLADTGRSGHMLLLARAGETRPPGR, from the coding sequence GTGTCCGACGCTGAACGCACCTTGCGGCCCGAGGAAGCGCATCGCCTCTTTCACGAGGCCCTGGCCCGCGAGGAAGCCCGGTACGTGGACCCGGCCACGGGAGCCGTCCGCGCCGGAATGGGCGCGACGCCCGCGGCCTGCGCGGCCTGCGGCGGCCCCCTGAACGAGGCGGGGGGGGGCTACGCCGCCTGCCGGGACTGCGGCACCCTGAACAGCAGCCCCCGTCTGGACCCGGAACTCCTGCCCGAATTGTGGACCGACGACGGGGCGGCGGCCTTCTTCCATCGTCACGTCTACGCCCCCACCGCCGCGCGGCGCATGGGCCTCATGCGCGAACGGGCGGCCGTGCTGGCCGGGCTCCTGCCCACCGGCCGGGTGCTGGAGGCGGGCTGCTCCATCGGCCTCTTCCTGGACGCCCTGACCGAACGGGGATTCCACGCCGAGGGCGTGGAAGTGGTTGAGCACTGCGTGGAGACCTGCCGCGCCAAGGGCCATCGGGTCCAACGCGCGGCCTTCGAGCAGGCCGACCTGGGGGAGGGAGTCTATGACGGGCTGGCGGCCTTCGAGGTTTTGGCCCACCTGGCCGATCCCCGGGCCTTCGCGGACAGGGCGCGGCGCTGCCTGCGGCCGGGCGGAGTGCTGTTCCTGACCACGCCCAACGCGGCGGGACTGGAGTACGACACCATCTGGGAGGGCGGGACCGCCCGGCACGACAACCTCAAGCCGCACGTCTTCCTGCAGATCCTCACCGCCGAGGGCCTGCGCCGCCTCCTCGAAACGGCCGGGTTCGAGGTGCTCCGGCTGGAGACCCCGGGGCGCATGGACGTGGAGAACATCCGCAACACGGCCCTGGGCGAAAGCCGACGCTTCTCCTGCTGCTTCTTCGACGGACTGTTCCTGGACGAGGGCCCCGAGGCGGAAACCGCGCGGGCGGCGTTCCAGAAATTTCTCGCGGACACGGGGCGTTCCGGCCACATGCTGCTGCTCGCCAGGGCCGGTGAGACGCGCCCTCCTGGCCGGTAG
- a CDS encoding B12-binding domain-containing radical SAM protein has product MNVTFIFPDWVDPEATIEHDKQGHGIGHLSFAVATLSAVLKQSGHDVNLLHICYTPKETSFKDMLREQCGKTDLFAFSFTEVEKFWVRDMARWIHEETGRPCIGGGIYPTLEPEKTLRMLGLDMACIGEGEDAMLEVCARMEQGRDAEGVENIWFLRGEELVKNPTGRFVEDLDTLPPFDYDLFDPSRLKIFVSNLPRLYYLCTRNCVFGCAFCANHAKRQAMKCGSKYVRRFSPERVISDLKLYLSKFPQVRLIHFADEVIHQDKEWFGRLMKLYREEIALPWRSYAMVKVLDEEVIGIMARSHCARVNLGIEAGSARVRKLYNRPEVTEEEIIGKIKLLKRHGIDVHTSTLLNAPTETLDEMIETIKLVARADTDIAVTGIVVPYDGTRLRRMAEEMDLYDELAVENTGVSIRPVDCTPNKVLFLYHAYRLLVEVYKYLYKRPGLSRFLMPAVDAVVKSPLLPHTLLIAIRKRFFEGRILNWAYRKAETRLGREERNLKTAINEVVDLDHQVALPPGREQVVRRMGHAADPR; this is encoded by the coding sequence ATGAACGTGACTTTCATCTTCCCCGACTGGGTGGACCCCGAGGCGACCATTGAGCACGACAAGCAGGGGCACGGCATCGGCCACCTGAGCTTCGCCGTGGCCACGCTCTCGGCCGTGCTCAAGCAGAGCGGTCACGACGTGAACCTTCTGCACATCTGCTACACGCCCAAGGAGACGTCCTTCAAGGACATGCTTCGTGAGCAGTGCGGAAAGACCGACCTCTTCGCCTTCTCGTTCACCGAGGTGGAGAAGTTCTGGGTCCGGGACATGGCCCGCTGGATTCACGAGGAGACGGGCAGGCCCTGCATCGGAGGCGGCATCTATCCGACCCTGGAGCCGGAAAAGACCCTGCGGATGCTCGGCCTGGACATGGCCTGCATCGGCGAGGGCGAGGACGCCATGCTCGAGGTCTGCGCCCGCATGGAGCAGGGCCGGGACGCCGAGGGCGTGGAGAACATCTGGTTCCTGCGCGGCGAGGAGCTGGTCAAGAACCCCACCGGCCGCTTCGTGGAGGACTTGGACACCCTGCCGCCCTTCGACTACGACCTTTTCGACCCCAGCCGCCTGAAGATCTTCGTCTCCAACCTGCCCCGGCTCTACTACCTCTGCACGCGCAACTGCGTCTTCGGCTGCGCCTTCTGCGCCAACCACGCCAAGCGCCAGGCCATGAAGTGCGGCAGCAAGTACGTGCGGCGCTTCAGCCCGGAGCGCGTCATCTCCGACCTCAAGCTCTACCTGAGCAAGTTCCCCCAGGTGCGGCTCATCCACTTCGCCGACGAGGTCATCCACCAGGACAAGGAGTGGTTCGGCCGCCTCATGAAGCTCTACCGCGAGGAGATCGCCCTGCCCTGGCGCTCCTACGCCATGGTCAAGGTGCTCGACGAGGAGGTCATCGGAATCATGGCCCGCTCCCATTGCGCGCGGGTCAACCTGGGCATCGAGGCCGGTTCGGCGCGGGTCCGCAAGCTCTACAACCGCCCCGAGGTCACCGAGGAGGAGATCATCGGAAAGATCAAACTCCTCAAGCGCCACGGCATCGACGTGCACACCTCCACCCTGCTCAACGCGCCCACCGAGACCCTCGACGAGATGATCGAGACCATCAAGCTGGTGGCCCGGGCCGACACCGACATCGCCGTGACCGGCATCGTGGTGCCCTACGACGGCACGCGCCTGCGCCGCATGGCCGAGGAGATGGACCTCTACGACGAATTGGCCGTGGAGAACACCGGAGTGAGCATCCGGCCCGTGGACTGCACCCCGAACAAGGTTCTCTTTCTCTACCACGCCTATCGGCTGCTGGTGGAAGTCTACAAATACCTGTACAAGCGCCCGGGCCTGAGCCGCTTCCTGATGCCCGCGGTGGACGCGGTGGTCAAAAGCCCGCTGCTGCCCCACACGCTGCTCATCGCCATCCGCAAGCGCTTCTTCGAGGGCCGCATCCTGAACTGGGCTTACCGCAAGGCGGAAACCCGCCTGGGCAGGGAAGAGCGGAATCTGAAGACGGCCATCAACGAGGTGGTCGACCTGGACCATCAGGTCGCCCTGCCTCCGGGCCGGGAACAAGTCGTAAGGAGGATGGGCCATGCCGCCGATCCCCGCTGA
- a CDS encoding PIG-L deacetylase family protein: MPPIPADFGPVLVVAAHHDDEVLGCGGVLARLARAGHDVHVAILGEGATCRLDDGDEAAKAALARLQQDQARRAAAILGVRAVHFGDLPDNRFDSLPLLDVVRRVEALVREVGPGLVLTHHHGDLNVDHAVTARAVLTAARPLPDRTTRAVLSFEAPSSTEWAFGLPGSPFRPTLFVDIAEHLQAKLEALAAYGDEMRPFPHPRSAEAVRHLAALRGATAGRTAAEAFEILHWTM, from the coding sequence ATGCCGCCGATCCCCGCTGACTTCGGCCCGGTTCTGGTGGTCGCCGCGCACCACGACGACGAGGTTCTGGGTTGCGGCGGGGTTCTGGCCCGCCTGGCCCGCGCCGGGCATGACGTGCATGTGGCCATCCTGGGCGAGGGGGCGACCTGCCGCCTGGACGACGGCGACGAGGCGGCCAAGGCCGCGCTCGCGCGGCTCCAACAGGACCAGGCCCGACGCGCCGCCGCCATTCTCGGTGTGCGCGCGGTCCATTTCGGCGACCTCCCGGACAATCGCTTCGACTCCCTGCCCCTGCTGGATGTCGTGCGCCGGGTGGAGGCCCTGGTCCGCGAGGTCGGCCCCGGCCTCGTGCTGACGCATCACCACGGCGACCTGAACGTGGACCACGCCGTGACGGCGCGGGCCGTGCTCACCGCCGCCAGACCCCTGCCCGACCGGACGACGCGGGCCGTCCTGAGCTTCGAGGCCCCCTCCTCCACTGAATGGGCCTTCGGGCTTCCCGGCTCCCCGTTCCGCCCGACGCTGTTCGTGGACATCGCCGAGCACCTCCAGGCCAAGCTGGAGGCCCTGGCCGCCTATGGCGACGAAATGCGGCCCTTCCCCCACCCCCGTTCGGCCGAGGCGGTCCGCCACCTGGCCGCCCTGCGGGGTGCGACGGCGGGACGGACCGCCGCCGAGGCCTTCGAAATCCTTCATTGGACCATGTAG
- a CDS encoding class I SAM-dependent methyltransferase, producing the protein MNIHAIMTAPAGLSPSDKALISLLALNCPPGGTAVEVGTGFGGSSFIMRQARPDLTIHSLDVRVWPGVPERLDPIGIKRFLGDAGAFTAACPDEADLLFIDGDHSFTGVRKDFETLAPRLKPGGAIAFHDHAMFAVRLLCDTLQDTGALVDVCGAHNFLVGKLAPGFRPPDAGDYARTLSRLVQAEIHGGAPRAVTPDPWPQRPYLGDFDDLADTRLVGKGCCGWFIKEFFDLPRELFIDSGQAENPGLRHIVLSSFVSEIITNLHVRKQVPSDHILVFPQYRLTQLFLDDLARGGERLLRIAADAVEAEIIRQALLPLDAPTRLALAGTGLPAAFLRGFWYFRWHTAFGA; encoded by the coding sequence ATGAACATCCACGCCATCATGACCGCCCCGGCCGGGCTCTCGCCCAGCGACAAGGCCCTGATCTCGCTGCTGGCCCTGAACTGCCCGCCCGGCGGCACGGCCGTGGAGGTCGGCACCGGCTTCGGCGGTTCCTCCTTCATCATGCGCCAAGCCCGCCCGGACCTCACGATCCACAGCCTCGACGTGCGCGTCTGGCCGGGTGTGCCGGAACGCCTGGACCCCATCGGGATCAAACGCTTCCTGGGCGACGCCGGGGCCTTCACGGCGGCCTGCCCGGACGAGGCGGACCTCCTGTTCATCGACGGCGACCACTCCTTCACCGGAGTGCGCAAGGATTTCGAAACCCTGGCTCCCAGGCTCAAGCCCGGCGGCGCCATCGCCTTCCACGACCACGCCATGTTCGCGGTGCGCCTCTTGTGCGACACCCTGCAGGACACCGGCGCGCTCGTGGACGTCTGCGGCGCGCACAACTTCCTCGTGGGGAAGCTCGCGCCCGGATTCCGCCCGCCCGACGCCGGAGACTACGCGCGCACCCTCTCGCGCCTCGTGCAAGCCGAAATCCACGGCGGTGCTCCCCGGGCGGTGACCCCGGACCCCTGGCCCCAGCGGCCCTACCTGGGCGACTTCGACGACCTCGCGGACACCCGGCTGGTGGGCAAGGGATGCTGCGGCTGGTTCATCAAGGAATTCTTCGACCTGCCCAGGGAGCTGTTCATCGATTCGGGCCAGGCCGAGAACCCCGGATTGCGCCACATCGTGCTCAGCAGCTTCGTGTCCGAGATCATCACCAACCTGCACGTGCGCAAGCAGGTGCCCTCGGACCACATTCTCGTCTTCCCGCAATACCGGCTGACGCAGCTCTTCCTGGACGATCTGGCCCGGGGCGGGGAACGCCTGCTGCGCATCGCGGCCGACGCGGTCGAGGCGGAGATCATCCGCCAGGCCCTGCTGCCTCTGGACGCCCCGACCCGCCTCGCCCTGGCCGGTACGGGACTGCCCGCCGCCTTCCTGCGGGGATTCTGGTATTTCCGCTGGCACACGGCCTTCGGCGCCTAG